One part of the Thermoanaerobaculum aquaticum genome encodes these proteins:
- a CDS encoding RelA/SpoT family protein, whose translation MDTLPRFDDILEQVQAYKPTCDEDLLRRAYVFSAMAHQGQVRASGEPYLVHPLEVARILAEMRLDEVAIAVGLLHDLLEDTYVTEETLRDQFGDRITNLVKALTKITTLEKSYAARQAAQAESFRRMLLASIEDIRVLLVKLADRLHNMRTLNFLDENKRQRISQETLEIYAPLAHRLGMGRIKAELEDLAFWNLFPEEARRLSEELSARREKASAAIELVRSELEHMLKELSIEGEVRFRIKHLYSIWRKLNVQGISLHELFDFLAFRVVVDNVANCYAVLGLVHQRWRPVPGRFKDYISVPKSNGYQSLHTSLLGPEGLPFEVQIRTWDMDEVAEKGVAAHWLYKEGRDPGADHPRLAWLRSLVEGQQESPREFLDSLRLNLYPEEVFCFTPKGELVRLPRGATPVDFAYAIHTEVGNTCVGARVNGRLVPLRTVLKTGDIVEIQTSPNQVPRRGWLEFVVTARARTKIRAYLKKGEKDRARVLGRKLLEREARRLGLAVKQGLEGFNLKEAVVHHGFAKEEDLLAAVGFGRLSAREVMAVFAREKGEPEKTSASKVRPHPGSEGLVVEVMGDRDLLTFRAKCCQPLPGDPIVGYVTRGRGVAIHRRSCPNLRRLALAPEREVEVRWGSLGASYPMPLHVFFEDRPGMLAAISQAITSAGSNIRTCHLATEDRCGVVNLEVDVSGRDQLEKVVALIRRVSGVTRVDFGFTRDFRQLVATRGSEVAGGAR comes from the coding sequence ATGGACACGCTGCCGCGTTTTGACGATATCCTGGAACAGGTCCAGGCTTACAAGCCCACCTGTGACGAGGATTTGCTGCGGCGGGCGTACGTCTTTTCGGCCATGGCCCATCAGGGCCAGGTGCGGGCTTCGGGCGAGCCTTACCTGGTGCACCCCCTGGAGGTGGCGCGGATTCTGGCCGAGATGCGCCTGGACGAAGTGGCCATTGCCGTGGGCTTGCTCCACGATCTTTTGGAAGACACCTACGTCACCGAGGAGACCCTCCGCGATCAGTTCGGCGATCGCATCACCAACTTGGTGAAGGCCCTCACCAAGATCACCACGCTGGAAAAATCCTACGCCGCCCGCCAGGCGGCCCAGGCCGAGTCCTTCCGCCGCATGCTCTTGGCCTCCATCGAGGACATTCGGGTGCTTTTGGTCAAGCTGGCGGACCGCCTCCACAACATGCGGACCTTAAACTTCCTGGACGAGAACAAGCGCCAGCGCATCTCCCAGGAAACCTTGGAAATTTACGCACCGCTCGCCCATCGCCTGGGCATGGGGAGGATCAAAGCGGAACTGGAGGATTTGGCCTTTTGGAACCTCTTCCCGGAAGAAGCCAGGAGGCTTTCCGAGGAGCTTTCGGCCAGAAGGGAAAAGGCTTCGGCGGCCATTGAGCTGGTGCGCTCCGAGCTGGAGCACATGCTCAAGGAGCTGTCCATTGAAGGCGAGGTGCGCTTCCGCATCAAGCACCTTTACTCCATTTGGCGCAAGCTGAACGTCCAGGGCATCTCCCTGCATGAGCTTTTCGACTTTCTGGCGTTCCGGGTGGTGGTGGACAACGTGGCTAACTGCTACGCGGTTCTGGGCCTGGTCCACCAGCGCTGGCGGCCGGTCCCCGGGCGCTTCAAGGACTACATCTCGGTTCCCAAGTCCAACGGCTATCAGTCGCTGCATACATCGCTTCTGGGGCCGGAGGGCTTGCCCTTTGAGGTGCAAATCCGCACCTGGGACATGGACGAGGTGGCGGAAAAAGGCGTGGCCGCCCACTGGCTTTACAAGGAAGGCCGCGATCCGGGTGCCGATCATCCTCGCCTGGCATGGCTCCGTTCGCTGGTGGAAGGGCAGCAGGAAAGCCCCCGGGAGTTTTTGGACTCACTGCGGCTCAACCTTTACCCCGAGGAGGTGTTTTGCTTCACACCCAAGGGCGAGCTGGTGCGTTTGCCCCGGGGGGCCACCCCGGTGGATTTTGCGTACGCCATCCACACCGAGGTGGGCAACACCTGCGTGGGAGCGCGGGTGAACGGTCGCCTGGTCCCTCTTCGCACGGTGCTGAAGACCGGCGACATCGTGGAAATCCAAACCTCTCCCAACCAGGTACCCCGTCGGGGCTGGCTGGAGTTTGTGGTCACCGCCCGGGCGCGCACAAAAATTAGGGCCTATTTGAAGAAGGGTGAGAAGGACCGCGCCCGGGTTTTGGGGCGCAAGCTCCTGGAAAGAGAAGCGCGGCGGTTGGGCCTGGCGGTGAAGCAGGGGCTGGAGGGGTTCAACCTGAAGGAAGCGGTGGTCCACCACGGCTTTGCCAAGGAGGAAGACCTTCTGGCGGCGGTGGGCTTCGGTCGCCTTTCGGCACGGGAGGTCATGGCCGTATTTGCCCGCGAAAAGGGCGAGCCGGAAAAGACCTCCGCTTCCAAGGTTCGCCCTCATCCCGGATCCGAGGGGCTGGTGGTGGAGGTCATGGGCGATCGCGACCTCCTCACCTTCCGGGCCAAATGCTGCCAGCCGCTCCCCGGCGACCCCATCGTGGGCTACGTGACCCGTGGTCGGGGGGTAGCCATCCATCGGCGGAGCTGCCCCAACCTCCGGCGACTGGCCTTAGCTCCCGAGCGAGAAGTGGAGGTGCGGTGGGGTTCCCTGGGGGCTTCGTACCCCATGCCGCTGCACGTGTTCTTCGAGGATCGTCCGGGGATGCTGGCGGCCATTTCTCAGGCCATCACCAGCGCCGGCTCCAATATCCGCACCTGCCATTTGGCCACCGAGGATCGCTGCGGGGTGGTCAACCTGGAGGTGGACGTGAGCGGCCGGGACCAGCTGGAAAAAGTCGTGGCCCTCATCCGCCGGGTGTCCGGGGTGACGCGGGTGGATTTTGGCTTTACCCGAGATTTTCGCCAGCTGGTGGCCACTCGGGGTTCCGAGGTGGCAGGCGGGGCCCGTTAG
- a CDS encoding type IV pilus inner membrane component PilO has protein sequence MILGAVIAGVGIWGAESQWLSGIEQDIKTRTGELESLKQKVREGKAAEARLPQFREEFARLDSELQRLLRILPTQKQTDELIKKIKALTEQGSFRFVAFEPQGFQKKDFYTEWPIRVSLEAGYHDLARFFDRLSKFSRIINVETLSLAALNKPGPYTLTAGFTMKTFIYGEVKPEGGAK, from the coding sequence TTGATCTTGGGCGCGGTTATTGCCGGTGTGGGTATCTGGGGGGCGGAAAGCCAGTGGCTTTCCGGGATCGAACAGGATATCAAGACCCGTACCGGTGAGCTGGAAAGCCTTAAACAAAAAGTCCGGGAGGGCAAGGCGGCGGAAGCGCGGTTGCCGCAGTTCCGGGAAGAGTTTGCCCGCCTGGACAGCGAGCTGCAGAGGCTTTTGCGTATCCTGCCTACGCAAAAGCAAACGGACGAGCTCATTAAGAAAATCAAAGCCCTTACTGAGCAGGGAAGCTTCCGCTTTGTGGCTTTCGAGCCGCAAGGTTTCCAAAAGAAAGACTTTTACACGGAATGGCCCATTCGCGTCAGTTTGGAGGCGGGCTACCACGATCTCGCCAGGTTTTTCGATCGCCTTTCCAAGTTTTCACGTATCATCAACGTGGAGACCTTGTCCTTGGCAGCTCTCAATAAGCCCGGGCCTTACACCTTGACCGCTGGCTTCACCATGAAGACCTTCATTTACGGTGAGGTCAAACCGGAGGGAGGGGCGAAATGA
- a CDS encoding type IV pilus secretin PilQ — MEQAAPTPKAATGPKEVETQERQFTGEPISLELKDADIKDVLRSFAKITGLNIVVDPDVTGSVTVTLENVPWDQCLDIILRINRLDYVIENNVLRVARMERLTQEKQALAAYQKQAEAARPMKTVTKVLSYARAEDVKAILTAEKFIVSERGSVVVDPRSNMLIIRDLADRLEGILNLIDELDHPNPQVLIEARIVETSRRFSRALGLAWGFSAVADAEHGTTTGWRFPNSGSVQGGVFGDPAAGFTRVGGTTGFLSLAFADILNAFNLDIVLSAAESDGLVKVISAPKVVAQDNQGAKIESGIQIPIAQTVTQGNVTSTTVTFKDATIKLEVTPHITAEGTVQLDVKLDKTEVLEGVNVIAIGAQLAGAPLSKRVAETKVLVRDGGTTVIGGVYKMKQDQQRSQVPGLASIPVVGNLFKRREVKEDNDELLIFLTPRIVKY; from the coding sequence GTGGAGCAGGCGGCTCCAACCCCTAAAGCTGCCACGGGACCCAAGGAGGTGGAAACCCAGGAGCGCCAGTTTACCGGCGAGCCCATCAGCTTGGAGCTTAAGGACGCGGACATTAAGGACGTGCTCCGCTCCTTTGCGAAGATCACCGGTCTCAACATTGTGGTGGATCCGGATGTTACCGGCTCGGTCACGGTGACTTTGGAGAACGTGCCGTGGGACCAGTGCCTGGACATCATCCTGCGCATCAACCGCTTGGATTACGTCATTGAAAACAACGTGCTGCGGGTAGCGCGAATGGAGCGGTTAACGCAGGAAAAGCAAGCCTTGGCTGCTTACCAGAAGCAAGCGGAAGCCGCCCGGCCCATGAAAACCGTTACGAAAGTGCTTTCGTACGCCCGGGCCGAGGACGTGAAGGCCATCCTCACCGCAGAGAAATTCATCGTTTCCGAGCGCGGTTCGGTGGTGGTGGATCCGCGTTCCAACATGCTTATCATTAGGGATCTGGCCGACCGCCTGGAGGGCATCCTCAACCTCATTGATGAGCTGGACCACCCCAACCCGCAGGTGCTCATTGAGGCGAGGATTGTGGAAACCAGCCGTCGCTTTAGTCGGGCACTGGGCCTTGCATGGGGATTCTCTGCCGTGGCCGACGCTGAGCATGGGACAACTACGGGCTGGCGTTTTCCCAACTCGGGTAGTGTTCAGGGCGGCGTCTTCGGCGATCCCGCCGCTGGCTTCACACGCGTTGGCGGGACAACCGGTTTTCTCTCGTTAGCGTTTGCGGATATCCTCAACGCCTTCAATCTCGATATTGTACTTTCCGCCGCAGAAAGTGATGGCTTGGTTAAGGTTATTTCCGCGCCCAAAGTAGTCGCCCAGGATAACCAGGGCGCCAAGATCGAAAGCGGAATCCAAATTCCAATTGCGCAAACCGTGACCCAGGGGAACGTGACGAGCACTACTGTTACCTTCAAAGATGCCACCATCAAACTGGAGGTTACCCCGCACATTACTGCCGAGGGGACAGTCCAGCTTGATGTGAAGCTGGATAAGACTGAAGTGCTGGAAGGTGTAAATGTCATAGCAATTGGCGCACAATTAGCCGGTGCACCGCTGTCCAAGCGCGTGGCCGAAACCAAGGTTCTTGTGCGGGACGGTGGCACGACGGTGATTGGTGGGGTGTACAAGATGAAGCAGGATCAACAGCGAAGTCAGGTTCCAGGTCTTGCCTCTATTCCAGTAGTTGGGAACCTTTTTAAGCGGCGCGAGGTGAAGGAAGATAACGACGAGCTGTTGATCTTCTTGACGCCGCGCATCGTGAAGTATTAG
- the rpmB gene encoding 50S ribosomal protein L28, whose translation MARVCEICGKKSMVGNQISHAHNVSKRRWRPNLHVVRARFAAGTRRIKVCTRCLRSGRVQKAVR comes from the coding sequence ATGGCAAGAGTTTGCGAGATTTGCGGCAAGAAAAGCATGGTGGGTAACCAGATTTCCCACGCTCACAACGTCTCCAAGCGGCGGTGGCGGCCCAATTTGCATGTGGTGCGCGCGCGTTTTGCCGCCGGTACTCGGCGCATTAAGGTTTGCACCCGCTGTTTGCGCTCCGGCCGCGTGCAAAAGGCCGTCCGCTAA
- the pilM gene encoding type IV pilus assembly protein PilM, translating into MLLGKKKNIVGLDIGSSAVKLVELKGGRGGRFTLVHAGLAPLSPEAIVEGTIMDSSLVVEVAGRLVRERGVRNANFGVSLAGMNVAIRKIQVPAMSEAELAESIQWEAEQYLPFDVNDANLDYVILETGAESMTVLVVAAKKERVADYTSIVTQLGKTPVLVDLDVFAVQNAYEYNYGLPEDRVVALVNVGAYLTNLNILAHGQSLFWRDIVFGGNNFTEAIQRELHVTREQAEAIKTGERVGDVSPQTVYGILNAVAQDFAEELKRTFDFFYTTSAHDRVEEIVLSGGSAQLLNLDQVLKDRFSVPVEIMNPFKEITYSEAEFPPEWLNRHAPAMAVAVGMALRTVGD; encoded by the coding sequence GTGCTGCTAGGGAAAAAGAAAAACATCGTCGGGCTGGATATTGGCTCTTCGGCTGTGAAGCTGGTGGAGCTTAAAGGCGGGCGCGGGGGGAGGTTTACCCTCGTTCATGCCGGTCTCGCCCCCCTTTCCCCAGAAGCCATTGTGGAAGGCACCATCATGGACTCCTCCCTGGTGGTGGAGGTGGCGGGGCGCTTGGTGCGCGAGCGGGGCGTGCGGAACGCCAACTTTGGCGTTTCCCTGGCGGGGATGAACGTGGCCATTCGAAAGATCCAGGTGCCCGCTATGTCCGAAGCCGAGCTGGCGGAGTCCATCCAATGGGAAGCCGAGCAGTACTTGCCCTTTGACGTGAACGATGCCAATCTGGACTACGTGATCTTGGAAACCGGTGCGGAGAGCATGACGGTGTTGGTGGTGGCTGCCAAGAAGGAGCGGGTTGCCGACTACACCAGCATCGTCACCCAGCTGGGCAAGACCCCGGTTCTTGTGGACCTTGATGTTTTCGCCGTGCAAAACGCTTACGAGTACAACTACGGTTTGCCCGAGGATCGGGTGGTGGCTTTGGTCAACGTGGGGGCTTACCTCACCAATCTCAACATCCTGGCTCACGGTCAGTCGCTGTTTTGGCGGGACATTGTCTTTGGCGGTAACAACTTCACGGAAGCCATTCAGCGCGAGCTGCACGTGACCCGGGAGCAAGCGGAAGCCATTAAGACCGGTGAAAGGGTAGGGGACGTCTCCCCGCAAACCGTGTACGGTATCCTCAACGCTGTGGCCCAGGACTTCGCCGAGGAGCTCAAGCGGACCTTTGACTTCTTCTACACCACCTCGGCCCACGATCGGGTCGAAGAGATCGTGCTTTCCGGCGGGTCCGCTCAGCTTTTGAACTTGGACCAAGTGCTGAAGGATCGGTTTTCGGTTCCTGTGGAAATCATGAACCCGTTCAAGGAAATCACTTATTCGGAAGCGGAGTTTCCACCCGAGTGGTTGAACCGCCATGCTCCTGCTATGGCCGTTGCTGTGGGCATGGCGCTGCGGACGGTGGGGGACTAG
- a CDS encoding IPT/TIG domain-containing protein: MVSVVVTTVAGSATATDAFRYSAQQLPPLIYSLQPSSGSARGGETVTIYGANFQEPVKVEFSPGGVAQVVDVPPGGNQITVITPQNSVPIDADTTASVTVTSLFGTGRDQTVTKPSAFTFKAEVTTPVLYALSPNAGPIEGGTRVTIFGTGFQYPVQVLFGDREAQVVSSNFNQIVCIAPSIAPSQPGSPTVVQVQVKNILTGKVSSNTLAYRYGEAMFVSGITPNTGYILGWTPATIYGQGFVAPVQVLVDQGGIQVEAEVLSVSGTSLQVKIPPYRGVIGDQCAPVTATIKVTNLGSNLSVTGPTFTYLCSGGISGT; encoded by the coding sequence ATGGTCTCGGTGGTGGTCACTACCGTTGCCGGCTCGGCCACCGCTACCGACGCTTTCCGTTACAGCGCCCAGCAGCTGCCACCGCTGATCTATAGCCTCCAACCGAGCTCTGGTTCCGCTCGGGGAGGCGAAACGGTAACCATTTACGGCGCTAACTTCCAGGAGCCAGTGAAGGTGGAGTTTTCTCCGGGCGGAGTGGCGCAAGTGGTGGATGTGCCGCCGGGGGGTAACCAGATTACCGTCATTACTCCCCAAAACTCCGTTCCCATTGACGCCGACACTACGGCCAGCGTGACGGTGACTTCCCTTTTTGGCACCGGGAGGGACCAGACGGTTACGAAACCCAGTGCCTTCACGTTTAAGGCTGAGGTCACCACACCTGTCCTTTACGCTCTTTCGCCCAACGCCGGGCCCATCGAAGGGGGCACTCGGGTAACGATCTTTGGTACTGGCTTCCAGTACCCGGTGCAGGTGCTGTTTGGCGATCGGGAAGCGCAAGTGGTGTCCTCCAACTTCAACCAAATCGTGTGCATTGCGCCTTCCATTGCCCCCAGCCAGCCGGGAAGCCCGACGGTGGTGCAGGTGCAGGTGAAGAACATCCTTACCGGCAAGGTGTCGTCCAACACGCTGGCCTATCGTTACGGTGAGGCTATGTTTGTGTCCGGGATTACGCCCAACACCGGCTACATCCTGGGTTGGACGCCGGCGACCATTTACGGTCAGGGCTTTGTGGCACCGGTGCAGGTGTTGGTGGACCAGGGCGGCATCCAGGTGGAAGCCGAGGTGCTTTCGGTTTCGGGGACCTCGCTTCAAGTGAAGATTCCGCCCTATCGCGGGGTCATTGGGGACCAGTGCGCCCCCGTGACCGCTACGATCAAGGTCACGAACCTGGGTTCGAACCTGTCGGTGACGGGTCCCACCTTCACGTACCTGTGCAGCGGCGGGATTTCGGGGACCTAA
- a CDS encoding PilN domain-containing protein, with translation MIKVNLIGEAKREKAARRPLLTLAGANVNNYIVVGLIVVALVWIGMRYWRLSTQLASINEEIAQNQKEYDRLKPIIEEVENFKKKNAELKHKIEVIEQLKANQFGPVRIMDEVSKALPDLVWLTRMELAGRTVSLTGQALNENAVANFIANLAASPFFSEPTLRVMRQDQQGVFSFDLSCGFSPTPRTGSEASGQ, from the coding sequence ATGATCAAGGTCAACCTAATTGGGGAAGCCAAGCGGGAGAAGGCGGCAAGAAGGCCGCTTCTGACCCTTGCTGGCGCCAACGTCAACAACTACATCGTTGTCGGGTTGATTGTCGTCGCCCTGGTGTGGATTGGCATGCGTTATTGGCGGTTGTCCACGCAGCTGGCCTCCATCAACGAGGAAATCGCCCAAAATCAAAAGGAGTACGACCGCCTCAAGCCCATTATCGAAGAGGTGGAAAACTTCAAGAAGAAGAACGCCGAGCTCAAGCACAAGATCGAGGTCATCGAGCAACTGAAAGCCAACCAATTTGGGCCAGTGCGCATCATGGATGAGGTCAGCAAGGCGCTGCCGGACCTGGTGTGGCTCACCAGGATGGAGCTGGCCGGACGCACCGTTTCGCTCACCGGGCAAGCCCTCAACGAAAACGCGGTGGCCAACTTCATTGCCAATTTGGCGGCCAGTCCCTTCTTTTCGGAACCCACGTTGCGGGTTATGAGGCAGGATCAACAGGGGGTGTTTAGCTTTGATTTGTCCTGCGGGTTCAGCCCAACCCCCCGAACCGGCAGCGAGGCTTCGGGGCAATGA